Proteins encoded in a region of the Mercenaria mercenaria strain notata chromosome 1, MADL_Memer_1, whole genome shotgun sequence genome:
- the LOC123542703 gene encoding neuropeptide Y receptor type 6-like: protein MHLERRSATNMEKTSDPISSDSGVTKLSMDISNMTLEEFQKQLELFDNFTAHQRPEDLDILKDKHWRIAVIVIYSIVILFGFLENVVIVCVLIKNKHLRVPTNIFILGLATSDILLCSFNLPFQLHYQLTDQWAFGDTLCKVIMPTFGVPVFVSSMSILMIAIDRYVLIVHPFRERMSSEKAICLVIGITIFTTLLAIPIIMQMEYRVLDFPALRFYRTYCIERWTSAELRHIYTVSTIVIQFFVPLFTTSFLYIRISQVLSRRPIKKNEKRKKHKTNNILIAIVLAFSICWLPWNIFALTLEFNFTLIPSRYIKLIDCLLKIFAMGSACINPFLYGWLNDNFRKELNVMVNRQGRNRVRQNGHAYTQADPSRTEPMLDKVDKFATAIL, encoded by the coding sequence ATGCATCTTGAACGCCGTTCAGCTACAAACATGGAGAAAACCAGCGATCCTATAAGCAGTGATAGCGGAGTTACGAAACTGAGTATGGATATAAGTAACATGACACTTGAGGAATTCCAAAAGCAGCTTGAACTTTTCGACAATTTTACAGCGCATCAAAGACCAGAAGATTTGGACATTTTAAAAGACAAACACTGGCGTATCGCAGTCATTGTTATTTACAGCATCGTTATTCTGTTTGGATTTCTGGAAAATGTTGTCATTGTATGCGTTCTCATCAAAAACAAACACCTTCGTGTGCCAACAAACATATTCATTCTTGGTTTGGCGACGTCTGATATTCTACTCTGTTCATTCAATCTGCCATTTCAGCTTCACTACCAGCTAACAGATCAGTGGGCATTTGGTGATACACTGTGTAAAGTCATCATGCCCACGTTCGGAGTTCCAGTTTTTGTGTCTTCAATGTCGATTCTTATGATTGCTATAGACAGGTACGTGCTCATCGTTCATCCATTTCGTGAACGAATGTCTTCAGAAAAAGCTATATGTCTGGTTATTGGTATCACAATTTTCACAACGCTTTTAGCCATTCCAATCATCATGCAGATGGAGTATAGAGTACTTGACTTTCCTGCACTTAGATTCTACCGGACGTATTGCATCGAACGTTGGACAAGTGCAGAATTAAGACATATTTATACCGTTTCCACAATCGTTATTCAATTTTTTGTGCCTCTTTTTACAACAAGCTTTTTATATATTAGAATCAGCCAGGTGTTAAGTCGACGGCCaatcaagaaaaatgaaaaacgtaaaaagcacaaaacaaacaatattctGATAGCAATAGTGCTTGCATTTTCAATCTGTTGGCTGCCTTGGAACATTTTTGCACTCACACTGGAGTTCAATTTCACGCTCATCCCCAGCAGGTATATCAAACTAATAGACtgtctcttgaaaatatttgctATGGGTTCAGCTTGCATCAATCCTTTCTTATACGGATGGCTCAATGACAATTTTAGAAAGGAACTTAATGTGATGGTAAATCGCCAAGGTAGAAATAGGGTGCGACAAAATGGACATGCGTACACACAGGCTGATCCCTCACGCACAGAACCTATGTTAGACAAGGTCGACAAATTTGCTACTGCTATACTATAG